The genomic window TATGCTTGAGGAAACTGGTTGGTTTATTTCCGATTTCCAAGCAGCATTCAGAGAGCTGCAAAGTGAAAACAAGGCAAAAAACCTTGATGCACGTAGAAACCGGCCAACGAATGTTGTACACTTTCATAAGAAAAATCATCAGGGAGAGTATCTCCAAAAGTTATAGCAATGACACAACAAACAAGTATTGAATGGACAGAACTGAGTTGGAATCCTACAACAGGATGCACCAAAATATCTCCCGGGTGCCAGTACTGTTATGCGGAAACCATGTCCCGTCGTTTGAAGGCAATGGGCCTGAAAGATTACAGGAACGGTTTTTCTCTTACACTTCATCCAGATAGACTGAGCGAACCACTCCGCCGTCGAAAACCAAGCATGTATTTTGTAAATTCGATGAGCGATCTCTTTCACAAGGATGTTCCTGATAGCTTCATCACTGCTGTCGTAGCAACTATATCCCAGGCCTACTGGCATACCTTTCAGATTCTCACTAAAAGAGCCGAAAGAATGGCGGCCTACTTTGCTAATCGCAGAGTTCCTCCGAATCTGTGGCTGGGCGTAACCGTCGAGAATTATGAACACGGAATGCCTCGAATCGAAGACTTACGCCGGATAAATGCAGCGGTTCGCTTCATCTCTATGGAGCCTCTCCTTGAGGATTTAGGATATCTTGATTTGACGGACATCAACTGGGTAATTGTTGGTGGGGAATCTGGGGTCAAAGCACGTCCAATGAGACCTGAATGGGTATTGCGCATAAAAGCACAATGTGATGAGCAAGGTTCCATCTTCTTTTTCAAGCAGTGGGGTCTTTGGGGGCCAGATGGCATAAAACGATCAAAAAAAGCAAATGGCAGACTGCTGCAAGGCCATACTTGGAATGGTATGCCCCAAGCCAAACGGTCTATGGCGCCGGTATAACTGGACTTGTCGACAAGCCTTGGCTTAGCTTCAGGATTCCCAGTCAGAGTAGCTTCAAACCACAGAGCGCTTTGGCTTTCTCTACAGACCCGTTAGATACCTAGCCAGCCTAGCCATAAAACAAGCAAGTGATTTAGTATAGGCTCATCGTGAAGCGGCCAGAACTGGCGAAGGGACAAAGAATACTGCGTCGATTTTCACCCCGAATATCGATATGTTTTCCGGAGAAGATATCCACGAGGCGCTGGCCACAAAAGCAAGGCTCAGTCCCTTAAACCCCTTGACATATCCCCGGTCGGTATATACTATGTAATTACTTTGACAGGCGCTAAACGGAGGCGTTCATGGGCACTGGCACCAGAACACGTATTGTAAAGATCGGCAATTCGCGGGGGATTCGAATTCCCAAACTGCTTCTCGATCAGGCTGAACTCGGCGACGAGATAGAGATCGAGGTGCAAGGGGATCAGTTAGTGATTCGTTCCGTTCGGGGACCGCGCCAGGGATGGGATGAACGGTTCGCCGAAATGGCCAGCCACGGTGATGACCGATTGCTCGATTCTGAAACTGCGAGCCTCAGCACATGGGACAAAGACGAATGGGAATGGTAGTCAAGCGTTTTGACGTCTATCTGGTGAACCTGGACCCCATCATCGGGACAGAGATTCAAAAGACTCGTCCCTGCGTTGTTGTATCCCCTGATGAGATGAATCGACATATCGCTACGGTGATCGTTGCGCCTATGACAACCAAAGGTCGCCGGTATCCCACCCGTATCCCCTGCACATTTGAGGGCAAAGAGGGTCAAATTGTGCTGGACCAAATCCGCACCGTTGACAAATCCCGTCTGGCCAAGAGGCTGGGACGTCTGGTCAAGCCAGATCAGGAGGCCGTACTTGCCGTGCTCGCCGAGATGTTTGCCAAATAGCAGGGAGATTCACTCAGGAGGCAACTCATGGAACTGAAGCTGATCGCAATCGAAAAGCCGGAAGACCTCAATTTCATCCTGGGGCAAACGCACTTTATCAAGAGCGTGGAAGATATCCATGAGGCGCTGGTGCAAGCCGTGCCGGGGATCAAGTTCGGGCTGGCATTCTGCGAAGCCAGCGGCCCCACGCTGGTGAGGACTTCGGGAACAGACCCTCAACTGGTGAACATGGCCGGGAAGAACGCTCTGGCTATCGGGGCGGGCCATTCCTTCATCATCATGCTCGGGGCCGGGTACTTCCCCCTTAATGTGCTCAATTCCATCAAAATGGTGCCGGAGGTCTGCCGCATCTTCTGCGCCACGGCCAATCCCACCCAGGTAGTAATCGCCCAGAGCGAGCAGGGGCGGGGAATCCTGGGCGTCATCGATGGGTTCAGCGCCAAAAGCATTGAAACCCCGGCCGACGTGACGCACCGCAAGGAGTTCTTGCGAAAGATCGGCTATAAGCTCTAACAGGCTGTTGAAAAAGCCTGCTAAGGAAGCCCCGTATCTGGTTTGGATAGAATCAAGAAGAACCTGTCATGGTACGGTATAACACTGCTTTTTCGCGAACGACACAGTCAGACGAGTTGTTGTCGCAGTGTTAAACGCCCCCTGCGGATTTGCGTTCCCCCCCTTTGGCAAAGAGGGGGGAACGCAAACTATCTCCTGGTCCCCCCTCCCGCAAGGGGAGGGGGGACTTACCTCTCCTTCGCTGGGGAAGGATAGGTGCGGGTGATCATCACGCGATCTTCTTCCTCCGCATGAGCAACAATCCTATTACACACAGAACCACCACTGCTGCCGCTATCTCCCCGATGAGGGCCCAACTTATCCCTCCTCCATCACCACTCGCAACAGGAGTTGCCTCATTCCCAACCGGGTCGGTCCCTGTCACAGCAGGAGTTGTGGTATTTCCGGTAGCACCACTACCCTTCACCTCCAGCGTCTGTGCCAGGCTGGTAGCATAAGGCTTGTCATCCAGCTTCAACCGAAGTTTGTAGCTATAAGTTCCATCCACCCAGCCATTGGAAGGAATATACTTGTAACTCAGTCCTACTCGGCCAACATCAAGCGGGCTCAATTCGGCCAGAGAAACTTCTTCCAGCGGAGCCTGATCAACGCTCACTTCAAGGATGACTTCCGCTTTATCCACACGCTGATACAGGTTCTTCACCGTGTAGACGATCTGGACAAACACCAGTTTGCTGGTGTCCTTTTGAGTGTTGGGAACA from Dehalococcoidia bacterium includes these protein-coding regions:
- a CDS encoding phage Gp37/Gp68 family protein; protein product: MTQQTSIEWTELSWNPTTGCTKISPGCQYCYAETMSRRLKAMGLKDYRNGFSLTLHPDRLSEPLRRRKPSMYFVNSMSDLFHKDVPDSFITAVVATISQAYWHTFQILTKRAERMAAYFANRRVPPNLWLGVTVENYEHGMPRIEDLRRINAAVRFISMEPLLEDLGYLDLTDINWVIVGGESGVKARPMRPEWVLRIKAQCDEQGSIFFFKQWGLWGPDGIKRSKKANGRLLQGHTWNGMPQAKRSMAPV
- a CDS encoding AbrB/MazE/SpoVT family DNA-binding domain-containing protein; translation: MGTGTRTRIVKIGNSRGIRIPKLLLDQAELGDEIEIEVQGDQLVIRSVRGPRQGWDERFAEMASHGDDRLLDSETASLSTWDKDEWEW
- a CDS encoding type II toxin-antitoxin system PemK/MazF family toxin translates to MGMVVKRFDVYLVNLDPIIGTEIQKTRPCVVVSPDEMNRHIATVIVAPMTTKGRRYPTRIPCTFEGKEGQIVLDQIRTVDKSRLAKRLGRLVKPDQEAVLAVLAEMFAK
- a CDS encoding adenosine-specific kinase, which gives rise to MELKLIAIEKPEDLNFILGQTHFIKSVEDIHEALVQAVPGIKFGLAFCEASGPTLVRTSGTDPQLVNMAGKNALAIGAGHSFIIMLGAGYFPLNVLNSIKMVPEVCRIFCATANPTQVVIAQSEQGRGILGVIDGFSAKSIETPADVTHRKEFLRKIGYKL